One segment of Herbaspirillum hiltneri N3 DNA contains the following:
- a CDS encoding EAL domain-containing protein, whose product MKRSRVILIATILAILCAVLPLACMLYLSWTRAVSEEQTRLTQYAERAIARANISFIEIRSALHAIEPLKLPPCSDAHIARMRQLTVNTRSVEEIGYFRNGFLQCTSWGRTSQRVAITPPDFVTADGLEVTLRMLPVITQSNPMTSVQYGSHNVLAVPSRFADVIVDPGIQLATATDQGFVLGEQNAPDPMLVRDIIANPVNGVDDSYLIATARSFGLIAIAIEPRNFLSKRLRQEQLLLLPVGIVVAMLLVGALIWGVRRRLSPLGELSLAVKRAEFVVHYQPIIELASGRCIGAEALVRWRRPDGTMVRPDLFIPLAEESGLILPITDQVIRSVVSELKALLVSDRGLHIAINLSADDIKSGRALNSVAAALLHTGIEPQQIWLEATERGFMDVNSARVTLTNARSTGYAVAIDDFGTGYSSLSYLQTLPLDALKIDKSFVDTIGTDSATSSVTRHIISMAKTLGLGIVAEGVETQEQADYLRKHRVEYVQGWLYAKAMPAADFIAYYRLNRARVPQVPEDEDDGLARP is encoded by the coding sequence TTGAAACGATCGCGCGTCATCCTTATCGCCACAATACTGGCCATCCTGTGCGCCGTGCTGCCGCTGGCCTGCATGCTGTACCTGTCGTGGACGCGCGCGGTCAGCGAAGAACAAACCCGCCTCACCCAGTACGCCGAACGCGCCATTGCGCGCGCCAATATTTCCTTCATCGAGATCCGCTCAGCGCTGCATGCGATCGAGCCGCTCAAACTGCCGCCCTGCTCGGATGCCCACATCGCGCGCATGCGCCAGCTGACCGTCAACACGCGCTCGGTGGAAGAAATCGGCTACTTCCGCAATGGCTTCCTGCAATGCACCTCATGGGGCCGCACCAGCCAGCGCGTGGCGATAACGCCGCCCGACTTCGTCACCGCCGACGGCTTGGAGGTGACGCTGCGCATGTTGCCGGTGATCACCCAGAGCAATCCGATGACATCGGTGCAGTATGGTTCGCACAACGTGCTGGCGGTCCCCTCGCGCTTCGCCGACGTGATCGTCGATCCGGGCATCCAGCTGGCCACCGCGACCGACCAGGGCTTCGTGCTCGGCGAGCAGAACGCTCCCGATCCGATGCTGGTGCGCGACATCATCGCCAATCCGGTCAACGGCGTCGACGACAGTTACCTGATCGCGACCGCGCGGTCGTTCGGCCTGATCGCCATCGCGATCGAGCCGCGCAATTTCCTGTCCAAGCGGCTACGCCAGGAGCAACTGTTGCTCTTGCCGGTCGGCATCGTGGTGGCGATGCTGCTGGTCGGCGCGCTGATCTGGGGCGTGCGCCGGCGCCTGTCGCCGCTGGGTGAACTGAGCCTTGCAGTCAAGCGCGCCGAGTTTGTGGTGCATTACCAACCCATCATCGAACTCGCCAGTGGACGCTGCATCGGCGCCGAAGCGCTGGTGCGCTGGCGCCGCCCGGACGGCACCATGGTGCGCCCCGACCTGTTCATCCCGCTGGCGGAGGAAAGCGGCCTCATCCTGCCCATCACCGACCAGGTGATCCGGAGCGTGGTGAGCGAACTCAAGGCGCTGCTGGTGTCCGATCGCGGCCTGCACATCGCGATCAACCTGAGCGCCGACGACATCAAGAGCGGGCGTGCGCTGAACTCGGTCGCGGCCGCGCTCCTGCACACCGGCATCGAGCCGCAGCAGATCTGGCTGGAAGCCACCGAACGCGGCTTCATGGATGTCAACTCGGCGCGCGTCACGCTGACCAATGCGCGCAGCACCGGTTATGCGGTCGCCATCGACGACTTCGGCACCGGCTATTCGAGCCTGTCGTATCTGCAAACCCTGCCGCTGGATGCGCTCAAGATCGATAAATCCTTCGTCGACACCATCGGCACCGATTCCGCCACCAGCAGCGTCACCCGGCACATCATCAGCATGGCCAAGACCCTGGGCCTGGGGATCGTCGCCGAGGGGGTCGAAACCCAGGAACAGGCCGACTACCTGCGCAAGCACCGCGTCGAATACGTGCAGGGATGGCTGTACGCCAAGGCGATGCCGGCGGCGGACTTCATCGCCTACTACCGGCTCAACCGCGCCCGCGTGCCGCAAGTGCCGGAAGACGAGGACGACGGCCTGGCGCGGCCCTGA
- a CDS encoding EAL domain-containing protein, whose product MDRSRAIIIATVLVIVSIAAPLGSMMYLAWTRAVNEEQGRLELFARRAIQRADISLREIRSALYAVEPLNLLPCSPDHIARMRRLTVNTRVVDEIGYFENGLLKCTSWGLVSERIQQTPADFVTEDGIEVTLRMQPLVSSGNPMMALQYRSHNVLTVPSRFADVILDPGMRLAVATAAGQILGDLNAPDPEVVRRVVANPVNGIDDERLIAVARGDNMVAVTMEPRSFLFERMRAEELRLIPIGVLLSVLMVGLVMWSLRRRLSPLGELEIAVRKREFIVHYQPIIELASGNCIGAEALVRWMRPDGSLVLPDLFVPLAEDSGLILAITDQVIDEVIKDLGVLLVNDRSVHVAVNLGADDIRTGRIIDVLQQALARSGVEAAQIWLEATERGFINVLPARLTLGNARALGHAVVIDDFGTGYSSLSHLQSLPLDALKIDKTFIDTIGTDSAISSVTPHIIGMARTLFLKIVAEGVETEEQAEYLRRQKVDYAQGWLYAMPMPAAAFIAFHRQNRSAQEVVAKAAQEEGAVQRDPD is encoded by the coding sequence TTGGACCGCTCTCGCGCCATCATCATCGCCACCGTGCTGGTCATCGTTTCCATCGCTGCGCCGTTGGGCAGCATGATGTACCTGGCCTGGACCCGCGCCGTCAACGAAGAACAGGGACGCCTGGAACTGTTCGCCCGGCGCGCCATCCAGCGCGCCGACATCTCGCTGCGCGAAATCCGCTCCGCGCTCTACGCGGTCGAGCCGCTCAACCTGCTGCCCTGCTCGCCCGACCACATCGCGCGCATGCGCCGCCTGACCGTCAACACGCGCGTGGTCGATGAAATTGGCTACTTCGAAAACGGCCTGCTCAAATGCACCTCCTGGGGGCTGGTAAGCGAACGCATCCAGCAGACCCCGGCCGACTTCGTCACCGAAGACGGCATCGAGGTCACGCTGCGCATGCAGCCGCTGGTCAGCAGCGGCAACCCGATGATGGCGCTGCAATACCGTTCGCACAACGTGCTGACCGTGCCGTCGCGCTTCGCCGACGTGATCCTCGATCCCGGCATGCGCCTGGCGGTCGCCACCGCCGCCGGCCAGATCCTGGGCGACCTCAATGCGCCCGATCCGGAGGTGGTGCGCCGGGTCGTCGCCAACCCGGTCAACGGCATCGACGACGAGCGGCTCATTGCGGTGGCGCGCGGCGACAACATGGTTGCGGTGACGATGGAGCCGCGCAGTTTCCTTTTTGAACGCATGCGTGCAGAAGAACTGCGGCTGATTCCCATCGGCGTGCTGCTCAGCGTACTCATGGTGGGCCTGGTGATGTGGAGCCTGCGGCGTCGCCTGTCACCGCTGGGGGAGCTGGAAATCGCCGTCAGGAAACGCGAATTCATCGTCCATTACCAGCCCATCATCGAACTGGCCAGCGGCAACTGCATCGGCGCCGAAGCGCTGGTGCGCTGGATGCGTCCGGACGGCAGCCTGGTGCTGCCCGATCTGTTCGTCCCGCTGGCGGAAGACAGCGGCCTGATCCTGGCGATCACCGACCAGGTCATCGACGAGGTCATCAAAGACCTCGGCGTGCTGCTGGTCAACGACCGCAGCGTCCACGTCGCCGTCAACCTCGGCGCCGATGACATCCGCACCGGCCGCATCATCGACGTACTGCAGCAAGCCCTCGCACGCAGCGGCGTCGAGGCGGCGCAAATCTGGCTGGAAGCCACCGAACGCGGCTTCATCAACGTGCTGCCGGCGCGCCTTACGCTGGGCAACGCGCGTGCGCTGGGCCACGCGGTGGTGATCGACGACTTCGGCACCGGTTACTCCAGCCTGTCGCACCTGCAAAGCCTGCCGCTGGACGCGCTCAAAATCGACAAGACCTTCATCGACACCATCGGCACCGACTCCGCCATCAGCAGCGTGACGCCCCACATCATCGGCATGGCGCGCACGCTGTTCCTCAAGATCGTCGCCGAGGGCGTGGAAACCGAAGAACAGGCCGAGTACCTGCGCCGGCAAAAGGTCGACTACGCACAAGGCTGGCTGTATGCAATGCCGATGCCGGCGGCGGCGTTCATTGCCTTTCACCGGCAGAATCGCAGTGCGCAGGAGGTGGTGGCGAAGGCGGCGCAGGAGGAAGGCGCCGTTCAGCGCGATCCTGATTAG
- a CDS encoding EamA family transporter, which yields MRPGHVALVLLVILVWGVNFAIIKVGLAGVPPLLLGALRFLLAAFPALLFVRPPKLPLRLYLAFGLTMSVGQFAFLFSAIHVGMPSGLASLVLQSQSFFTLLLTVLWLREKWQANQLAGLALAAAGLVLIGSAHGATMPLNGFLLTIAAAAMWACGNIVSRAVGRHGPINQVAFVVWASLVPPLPLLLLSWLIEGPAAIASALQHFSLQSFAAVAYIAWASTLFGYAVWNFLMSRYAVNRIAPFTLLVPLVGLTTGRLAFGEELQAVHLIGGALLMVGLIVNLFGAPLLARLRLKT from the coding sequence ATGCGCCCCGGCCACGTGGCGCTCGTCCTGCTGGTCATCCTGGTCTGGGGCGTCAACTTCGCCATCATCAAGGTCGGCCTGGCCGGCGTGCCGCCGCTGCTGCTGGGCGCGCTGCGGTTCTTGCTGGCGGCGTTTCCGGCGCTGCTGTTCGTGCGCCCGCCAAAATTGCCGCTGCGCCTTTATCTGGCGTTCGGGCTGACCATGTCGGTCGGGCAGTTCGCCTTCCTGTTCAGCGCCATCCACGTCGGCATGCCGTCCGGACTGGCTTCGCTGGTGCTGCAGTCGCAGTCCTTCTTCACCTTGCTGCTGACGGTGCTCTGGCTGCGCGAAAAATGGCAGGCCAACCAGCTCGCGGGACTCGCGCTGGCCGCCGCCGGACTGGTGCTGATCGGCAGCGCGCACGGCGCGACCATGCCGCTCAACGGTTTCCTGCTGACGATTGCGGCTGCGGCCATGTGGGCATGCGGCAATATCGTCAGCCGCGCGGTCGGCCGCCACGGTCCGATCAACCAGGTGGCGTTCGTGGTGTGGGCCAGCCTGGTGCCGCCGCTGCCGCTCCTGCTGCTATCGTGGCTGATCGAAGGCCCAGCCGCCATCGCTTCGGCGCTACAGCATTTCAGCCTGCAGTCCTTCGCCGCGGTGGCCTACATCGCCTGGGCGTCGACGCTGTTCGGCTACGCGGTGTGGAATTTCCTGATGTCGCGCTACGCCGTCAACCGCATCGCGCCGTTCACGCTGCTGGTGCCGCTGGTCGGCCTGACGACCGGCCGGCTGGCCTTCGGCGAAGAGCTGCAGGCGGTGCACCTGATCGGCGGCGCCTTGCTGATGGTGGGACTGATCGTGAATTTATTCGGGGCGCCGTTGCTGGCCCGGCTCAGGCTGAAAACCTGA
- a CDS encoding TonB-dependent siderophore receptor codes for MKNNAIRFAVLSLVACAQTGYAQAQSTATAAAGASAGSVNPPSSVLQAITVTESSDKEQYRQSRSASATRTDTPLQELPQSVQVVSRQLMDDLHATRMDDVLPYVSGVARQNNFGGLWDNYSVRGFSGNENGGMNILWNGFASNRGYSPPRDVANVERIDFLKGPAAALYGGSEPGGTLNVVTRKPQFKAANALDLSIGSNDFYRSAIDSTGALGDNAAYRLDAAVESKGGSRDNVRSKREFVAPAFTWLLGNHTTLSYEAEFLRQTAPLDRGIVAVNGRLDALPASRFLGEPNDGNIKMDNQNHLFTLEHQFNEQWHLRTGVFHKQGTLDGYSTEASSLRADNATLWRQRRYRDYAWHDTSLQAEIGGKFETGGIGHDILTGVEADRMTLDQRMLRINPGAGAPYAINVGNPVYGQPQPTPLPNTDTAERQTSTALFLQDQLSLAQRWRLLAGVRFDSFRSTPDNRRVGTATRQDKSATSPRLGLTYLATPSLSLYASVGKSFRPNSGSDASGNAFSPETARAAEAGLKYESSDKLAGATLAVFNITKRNVLTVDPANTSYSIAAGEVRSRGIELDFNGKFARHWRITGNLAYTDAAVIKDNTLATGARLINVPRTSGSLLTVYEDVDPRGGVYGVGGGANYVGARTGDAGATFMLPAYVTAKALAYWQLTPAMRLSLDVSNLFNKRYYASSYSSVWIAPGDERAATLGLNVRF; via the coding sequence ATGAAAAACAACGCCATCCGCTTTGCGGTATTGAGCCTGGTCGCCTGCGCGCAGACCGGTTACGCGCAAGCGCAATCCACCGCCACCGCCGCTGCCGGTGCATCGGCCGGCTCCGTCAATCCTCCGTCGTCGGTGCTGCAAGCCATCACCGTCACCGAAAGCAGCGACAAGGAACAATATCGGCAGTCGCGCAGCGCCAGCGCCACGCGCACCGACACCCCCTTGCAGGAATTGCCGCAGTCGGTGCAGGTGGTGTCGCGCCAGCTGATGGATGACCTGCACGCCACGCGCATGGACGACGTGCTGCCGTACGTCAGCGGCGTGGCGCGCCAGAACAATTTCGGCGGACTGTGGGACAACTACTCGGTGCGCGGTTTTTCCGGCAATGAAAACGGCGGCATGAATATCCTGTGGAACGGCTTCGCCTCCAACCGCGGTTATTCGCCGCCGCGCGATGTCGCCAACGTGGAGCGCATCGATTTCCTGAAAGGCCCCGCCGCGGCGCTGTACGGCGGCAGCGAGCCCGGCGGCACGCTCAACGTCGTGACCAGGAAACCGCAGTTCAAGGCTGCCAACGCACTCGACCTGTCGATCGGCAGCAATGACTTTTATCGCAGCGCCATCGACTCGACCGGTGCGCTCGGCGACAACGCGGCCTACCGTCTTGACGCCGCCGTCGAGAGCAAGGGCGGCAGCCGCGACAACGTGCGCAGCAAACGCGAATTCGTCGCACCGGCATTCACCTGGCTGCTCGGCAATCACACCACGCTTAGCTACGAGGCCGAGTTCCTGCGCCAGACCGCACCGCTGGATCGCGGCATCGTCGCCGTCAACGGCCGTCTCGATGCACTGCCGGCGTCACGCTTCCTGGGCGAGCCGAACGACGGCAATATCAAGATGGACAACCAGAACCACCTGTTCACGCTGGAACACCAGTTCAACGAGCAATGGCATCTGCGCACCGGCGTGTTCCACAAGCAAGGCACGCTGGACGGCTACTCGACCGAGGCCTCGTCGCTGCGCGCCGACAACGCCACGCTGTGGCGCCAGCGCCGCTATCGCGACTACGCCTGGCACGATACTTCGCTGCAGGCGGAAATCGGCGGCAAGTTCGAGACCGGCGGCATCGGCCACGACATCCTGACCGGCGTCGAAGCCGACCGCATGACGCTCGACCAGCGCATGCTGCGCATCAATCCGGGCGCCGGCGCGCCGTATGCGATCAACGTCGGCAATCCGGTCTACGGCCAGCCCCAGCCGACGCCGCTGCCCAACACCGACACCGCGGAACGCCAGACAAGCACGGCGCTGTTCCTGCAAGACCAGCTGAGCCTGGCGCAGCGCTGGCGCCTGCTGGCGGGAGTACGCTTCGACAGTTTCCGTTCGACGCCGGACAACCGACGCGTTGGCACCGCCACACGCCAGGACAAGAGTGCGACTTCGCCGCGCCTCGGCCTGACCTACCTGGCGACGCCTTCGCTGTCGCTGTACGCCAGCGTAGGCAAGTCGTTCCGTCCGAACAGCGGCAGCGATGCAAGCGGCAACGCCTTCAGTCCGGAGACCGCGCGCGCCGCCGAGGCCGGTCTCAAGTACGAGAGCAGCGACAAGCTGGCGGGCGCCACGCTGGCGGTGTTCAACATCACCAAGCGCAACGTGCTGACCGTCGATCCGGCCAATACCTCCTACAGCATCGCCGCCGGCGAAGTGCGCAGCCGCGGCATCGAATTGGATTTCAACGGCAAGTTCGCGCGGCATTGGCGCATCACCGGCAACCTGGCTTATACCGATGCTGCCGTGATCAAAGACAACACGCTGGCGACCGGGGCGCGCCTGATCAACGTGCCGCGCACCTCGGGCAGCCTGCTGACGGTGTATGAAGATGTCGACCCGCGCGGCGGCGTGTATGGCGTGGGCGGCGGCGCCAACTATGTCGGCGCGCGCACCGGCGACGCCGGCGCTACCTTCATGCTGCCGGCTTACGTGACGGCGAAGGCGCTGGCTTACTGGCAACTCACGCCGGCCATGCGCTTGTCGCTGGATGTCAGCAACCTGTTCAACAAGCGCTACTACGCCAGTTCCTACAGCAGCGTCTGGATCGCGCCCGGCGACGAACGCGCCGCCACGCTCGGCCTGAACGTCAGGTTCTGA
- a CDS encoding SDR family oxidoreductase produces the protein MNKSVILITGASAGIGNLTARALAQAGHVVYAGMRDIRGRNAPKVRELQDWSFAHGLDVRAVELDVLSQVSADAATAEIIAGQGRIDVVVHNAGHLVVGPTEAFTPEEMIKVFDTNVLGAQRVNRAALPYMRERQSGLLLWVSSTTVRGGFPPFMGPYAAAKAAMDSIAVTQSYELARFGIETSIMVPGAFTRGTDHFPNAGKPADQKTAGAYARYEGLMDQVGVRLSALSPDNADPRAVADEMTRIVNLPAGQRPFRAVVDFIDDGAGEVSEVAERVREEFARRIGIDDLLHAAVIA, from the coding sequence ATGAACAAATCAGTCATCCTCATCACCGGCGCGTCGGCCGGCATCGGTAACCTCACGGCGCGTGCGCTGGCGCAAGCGGGCCACGTGGTCTACGCCGGCATGCGCGACATCCGGGGCCGCAACGCGCCCAAGGTGCGTGAACTGCAGGACTGGAGTTTCGCGCATGGCCTGGATGTGCGCGCCGTCGAGCTCGACGTGCTGTCGCAAGTGTCCGCCGATGCCGCCACCGCTGAGATCATCGCCGGCCAAGGCCGCATCGACGTCGTCGTGCACAACGCCGGCCATCTCGTGGTGGGACCGACCGAAGCCTTCACGCCGGAAGAAATGATCAAGGTCTTCGACACCAACGTACTCGGCGCGCAGCGCGTCAATCGTGCCGCCTTGCCCTACATGCGCGAACGCCAGTCGGGTTTGCTGCTGTGGGTCAGCAGCACCACGGTGCGTGGCGGCTTCCCGCCGTTCATGGGGCCGTACGCCGCCGCCAAGGCGGCGATGGATTCGATCGCCGTGACCCAGTCGTACGAGTTGGCGCGCTTCGGCATTGAAACCTCGATCATGGTGCCGGGTGCGTTTACACGCGGCACCGATCATTTTCCCAATGCCGGCAAACCGGCCGACCAAAAAACCGCAGGCGCCTATGCACGCTACGAAGGATTGATGGACCAGGTCGGTGTGCGCCTGTCGGCGCTGTCGCCCGACAATGCCGATCCGCGGGCGGTAGCCGATGAAATGACGCGCATCGTCAACCTGCCCGCCGGACAGCGCCCGTTCCGCGCCGTGGTGGATTTCATCGACGATGGCGCCGGTGAAGTGAGCGAGGTGGCCGAGCGCGTGCGCGAAGAGTTCGCCCGCCGCATCGGCATCGACGATCTGCTGCATGCGGCGGTGATCGCCTAG
- a CDS encoding SDR family oxidoreductase, producing the protein MNHAHTTPAPQVAIVTGASRGIGAEIARQLGKKGYAVVVNYAGNATEAQNVVDAIVAGQGKAIAVQADVADSGAVNALFEQTIAAFGRVDVLINNAGIMPPHLPMLADTDDATFDRLVAVNLKGSFNTMRAAAVHLQQGGRIVNFSSSLTGTRLPGYSVYVAAKAAIEAMTNIFAKELRGKRIAVNAVAPGPTATALFFDGKTPEAIERLARMAPLERLGTPDDIARAVTFLAAPDGWVNGQTLRANGGLV; encoded by the coding sequence ATGAACCACGCCCACACCACCCCGGCGCCACAAGTCGCCATCGTCACCGGCGCCTCGCGCGGCATCGGCGCTGAAATCGCCAGACAACTCGGCAAGAAAGGCTACGCCGTCGTCGTCAACTACGCCGGCAACGCTACCGAAGCACAAAACGTGGTCGACGCCATCGTCGCCGGCCAGGGCAAAGCCATCGCCGTCCAGGCCGACGTCGCCGACTCCGGCGCCGTCAACGCGCTGTTCGAACAAACCATCGCCGCCTTCGGCCGCGTCGACGTACTGATCAACAATGCCGGCATCATGCCGCCCCATCTGCCGATGCTGGCCGATACCGACGACGCCACCTTCGACCGCCTGGTGGCGGTCAACCTGAAGGGCAGCTTCAACACCATGCGCGCCGCCGCCGTCCACCTGCAGCAGGGCGGTCGCATCGTCAACTTCTCGAGCAGCCTGACCGGCACCAGATTGCCCGGCTACTCGGTCTATGTCGCCGCCAAGGCGGCAATCGAAGCGATGACCAATATCTTCGCCAAGGAACTGCGCGGCAAGCGGATCGCCGTCAACGCCGTCGCGCCGGGACCCACCGCGACCGCCTTGTTCTTCGACGGCAAGACACCGGAAGCCATCGAACGCCTGGCCAGGATGGCGCCGCTGGAACGCCTCGGCACACCCGACGACATCGCCCGCGCAGTGACCTTCCTGGCGGCGCCGGACGGCTGGGTCAACGGCCAGACGCTGCGCGCCAACGGCGGCCTGGTGTGA
- a CDS encoding LysR family transcriptional regulator, translated as MDRFDAMRVFTRIVELGSFTKAADDLHIPRATVTHTIKQMEARLGVRLLQRTTRQVSATLDGNAYYARCVQLMADLEETESAFSAAASNPRGKVRVDLQGSLAMHFILPQLPEFCARYPQIELEIGMGDRAVDLVREGYDCVLRAGEPRDSSLVIRRVARLQQVTVASPAYLEQHGTPDSLASFAQHRAVNFFSSVSGKILPFDFLVDGTEHSVSLPGQVAVSHAEAYVSCCEGGLGLVQLPRYHVQQQLAEGRLVEVMAAFRPAPMAVSVLYPHQRQLSRRVRVLVDWMADLMRQGEHAA; from the coding sequence ATGGATCGCTTCGACGCCATGCGCGTATTCACCCGCATCGTGGAACTGGGCAGCTTTACCAAAGCGGCCGACGACCTGCACATCCCGCGCGCCACTGTCACGCACACCATCAAGCAGATGGAAGCGCGGCTCGGCGTACGCCTGCTGCAGCGAACCACGCGCCAGGTCAGCGCGACGCTGGACGGCAACGCCTATTACGCGCGCTGCGTGCAGCTGATGGCCGACCTGGAAGAGACGGAATCGGCCTTCAGCGCCGCCGCCTCCAATCCGCGCGGCAAGGTGCGGGTCGATTTGCAGGGCTCGCTGGCGATGCATTTCATCCTGCCGCAGCTGCCCGAGTTCTGTGCGCGGTATCCGCAGATCGAACTGGAGATCGGTATGGGCGACCGCGCCGTCGATCTGGTGCGCGAGGGTTACGACTGCGTGCTGCGCGCCGGCGAGCCGCGCGATTCAAGCCTGGTGATCCGGCGCGTGGCGCGCTTGCAGCAGGTGACCGTGGCCAGTCCGGCTTATCTGGAGCAGCACGGCACGCCTGATTCACTGGCGAGCTTCGCGCAGCATCGGGCGGTCAATTTCTTTTCCTCGGTGAGCGGCAAGATCCTGCCCTTCGACTTCCTCGTCGACGGTACGGAACACAGTGTCAGCCTGCCCGGCCAGGTCGCGGTGAGCCATGCCGAGGCCTATGTCAGCTGCTGCGAAGGCGGACTCGGGCTGGTGCAGTTGCCGCGCTATCACGTGCAGCAGCAACTGGCCGAGGGCCGGCTGGTCGAGGTGATGGCGGCGTTCCGCCCGGCGCCGATGGCGGTGTCCGTCCTGTATCCGCATCAGCGCCAGCTGTCGCGGCGGGTGCGCGTGCTGGTGGACTGGATGGCGGATCTGATGCGCCAGGGCGAACACGCAGCCTGA
- a CDS encoding SMP-30/gluconolactonase/LRE family protein produces the protein MNQEDKKTNAGFDATRRTTLLGGLAMAATAVTAKAQSFDFKASQRYPDPSVQVLDNSFLKYRLYSSTVEQLATGFRWVEGPVWFGDGRYLLFSDIPNNRIMRWDEVTGATSVFRNPANFTNGLARDRQGRLIACEHLTRRITRTEYDGRITVLADNYNGKRFNSPNDIICKSDGSIWFTDPPFGISGEWEGDKQASELPHAVYRIDGQSGKLSLITDALAGPNGLAFSPDEKVIYIVESRATPNRLIWAYQLTDNGTKLGSRTLAVDAAGAGAIDGFKVDVDGNLWCGWGSNGALDAKPAELDGVRVFTPQGKAIGHIHLPERCPNLVFGGAKKNRLFMASSHSLYALFVDTRGAV, from the coding sequence ATGAATCAAGAAGACAAGAAGACAAACGCCGGTTTCGATGCAACTCGTCGTACAACATTGCTCGGCGGCCTGGCCATGGCCGCCACCGCCGTAACCGCCAAGGCCCAGAGTTTCGACTTCAAGGCCAGCCAGCGCTATCCCGATCCCAGCGTGCAGGTGCTGGACAACAGCTTCCTGAAGTACCGCCTGTACAGCTCGACGGTGGAGCAGCTGGCGACCGGTTTCCGCTGGGTGGAAGGTCCGGTCTGGTTCGGCGATGGCCGCTATCTGTTGTTCAGCGACATCCCCAACAACCGCATCATGCGCTGGGATGAAGTCACCGGCGCCACCTCGGTGTTCCGCAACCCGGCCAACTTCACCAACGGTCTGGCGCGCGATCGCCAGGGCCGCCTGATCGCCTGCGAACACCTGACCCGCCGCATCACCCGCACCGAATACGACGGTCGCATCACGGTGCTGGCCGACAACTACAACGGCAAGCGCTTCAACTCACCCAACGACATCATCTGCAAATCGGACGGCTCGATCTGGTTCACCGATCCGCCGTTCGGCATTTCCGGCGAATGGGAAGGCGACAAGCAAGCCTCGGAACTGCCGCACGCGGTGTATCGCATCGACGGCCAGAGCGGCAAGCTGAGCCTGATCACCGATGCGCTGGCCGGCCCCAACGGACTGGCCTTCTCGCCGGATGAAAAAGTCATCTACATCGTCGAGTCGCGCGCCACGCCGAACCGCCTGATCTGGGCCTATCAGCTGACCGACAACGGCACCAAACTCGGTTCGCGCACGCTGGCGGTCGACGCCGCCGGCGCCGGCGCAATCGACGGCTTCAAGGTCGATGTCGACGGCAACCTGTGGTGCGGCTGGGGCAGCAACGGCGCGCTCGACGCCAAACCGGCCGAGCTCGACGGCGTGCGCGTGTTCACCCCGCAAGGCAAAGCCATCGGCCACATCCACCTGCCGGAACGCTGCCCGAACCTGGTGTTCGGCGGGGCAAAGAAGAACCGCCTGTTCATGGCCAGCAGCCATTCTCTGTACGCGCTGTTCGTGGATACGCGCGGCGCGGTGTAA